A window of the Phycisphaerae bacterium genome harbors these coding sequences:
- a CDS encoding cytoplasmic protein has product MAEEFVSEAIEPIAGTANAAAMTRREPGFPARFRWRGREYRLAQVLETWKQDGPCRNGSREMYLRKHWYKIRTEDNLIMSVYFERQARGGGQGKKRWWLFTVDRDGAAGTSNS; this is encoded by the coding sequence GTGGCTGAGGAGTTCGTCAGCGAGGCGATCGAACCGATCGCGGGAACCGCAAACGCCGCGGCAATGACGCGGCGCGAGCCGGGATTTCCGGCGCGGTTCCGGTGGCGCGGACGCGAATACCGCCTGGCCCAGGTGCTCGAGACGTGGAAGCAGGACGGCCCCTGCCGGAACGGCAGCCGCGAAATGTACCTGCGCAAGCACTGGTACAAAATCCGCACCGAAGACAACCTGATAATGAGCGTCTACTTCGAGCGCCAGGCCCGCGGCGGAGGCCAGGGCAAGAAACGCTGGTGGCTTTTTACGGTCGATCGTGACGGTGCAGCGGGGACGAGTAATTCATGA